ctgcagagattATCGCTTCCCTCCTTTTAACCCCATACAAGTCCTGCATGGAGGGAAGATCGTTCCTGGTGATCCTCAATGGAGACCTAAATGTTCACTGAAGTGTGGTCCTTTCATGTTTTCTGGATGATTCAAACCGCACAGTGATGCAACATTTGTAGCCCATTTCCTGGTGGTTCCCAATCCTCTAAAGGCTGTGGTTACCCATGTTGTTTGTGTTCCTATTTCTACCACTCAACTTTTCATTAATGTTTGGACACAGCTATACCCTTTTTATGGAAGCTTTAATTGACTCTCTGCTGGACAGCTATCAAGGAGCCAATCTTCACAAAGAAAACTAGGTTGTAGGGTTTATTTTAGCCATCAGCCGTAATCATCaaaatttatcaaattaaacTGTCAAAAATGATTACTTTATGTACAATGAACTGGTAGAAAagttttattctaaataaaaacatgcaccTGCGTTTTCTTTTAGTACAGAGAAGGACTACAGTACTTACCTTTGCTTACTGTCACAGTGTCACAGTCTGTTGAGCTTTGGATGTCAAGTTCTTCCATAggagctgaaaacaaacaaaatgtcctATTTAACTTAAGTTGAAACAGTGACAGTCAAAAATGATATGATATATTGTTTAAGAAATCAGTAGAATAGTGTTTGTTGTTCCCATAGGACAGGTGTTAGCAACCTTTAGAACTCATTTGTACCCTcattaagttatattttaagaaacacagTTAAAGCTGTTAGAAACAACATGCATCTTCTTAGCAACGGGTTATATTTACCTGTCAATGCTGCATATACACGTACATAGCATGTATTTTTCACATCTGCTACTTAAACACATTGaggttttacacattttataaaGCCTTCAACAGGGTGACTCAACTATGGACAGTGGAAGTAGTGAGTTCTTAAACTGGTTACATTTGGAGAGAGGAAGTTATTTTAATCTAACAGAGGGCTAAAGGTTGCATTTTGTGTGAGAAATGTGTGAGAGATCGAACTTTGTATACTATCCTCTACTGTGCTGCTCATAAGTTGCCTTGACAGACTGATATTCCTTCTATGCCATCACTAAAGATAGCATACATCAAATAAATTACTTTGTGATGTCCCATTTAGTGAGCATTACCTTCTTCCATGGTCAGGTGTACGTTGATCTTTTGGTCGTTGAACAAGCCAGGAATCTCCACCCTGCAGCCGTAAACCCCAGAATCTGTTTTCTGAGCTTTAACGATGGTCAAGGAAACTTCACCCTGCATGACCTGGCTCAGCAGCTGGTACCTGGGGGACTCTCTGAAAGTCACATTCCCATTATCCGACAAGAGGATTGTGTTGCTACATTTGGATCGGGGCACCTTCCCGTGTCCCCAGCAGAAACTGAGGACTCCGTTAGCTTGGACATCATAACTGCAGGGCAGAGTGACATCCTGGCCAATGTAGCCAGTGACTGTAACGGTGCAGGATGACACTGAAAAGAGACGGCAATGATGGATCAAACATAGAAACCCACCTGTACCCTTCAGACAAAGAGCAAATAACATCAGTTAAAAATACCCCCTAAAATATTCACTTACCTTGGAACAGGATAAGAAGGAAAGGAATCAAAAGACCACACATCGGTGTAGGGTATTGTACAGGCATATCCTTAAGAGAGGCTACCATGTATTTCTGCCACCACATACACTCTAGATCAGATTGTGCCCGTTGTTAGTCAAATCATGAAGTTCTGCTTTTCCTTCAAAGAAATGAGGAAGGAAATCAATACAGTTCCTCTATGCATTTAGATCTTAATTCTTCATATGAGCAAGGAGTCCTAGGACCAAAATCTATCACATCTGCTGCAATACGTTTGGAATGACTCCGCTTAAAGATCAGCCAAAATATGTTGcgaataaatagaaaaaaattagaagTGATCAAAAATGTTGACGCAGCTGTCACTATATTCAGAAACGGAAGCTTCAAATACCAATATGTGATGACACAAGCTCTAAGAGGAAACACGATGTATGAGCAACTTATTTTACACAATCAAGTTTCAAAGCAACCACTTTAAGATTTGAAAAATTATGAGAAATACTGTTATTTTTGTGATGGAAATTACttgcattgtttttatatagctttatttagtttaatttagtttGACGTGTTCATTGCTGGTAAAATAAGAGATTTTTTGAAGTCCTGCCTGCCCTGTTGATGTTCACATCAACACACACCTTTTATCTCTTGATTGTCAAGCTTCTCGTCATTCCCTCATCCTTCCAAATGTTGCTTCTCCTGTTTGGGTCTGGtttattgctaaaaataaaaaatgcttagCAGGTTCAGCACACCCcttaaaatgacaaacaagCCGAACAGCTTTCATTCTGTCAGGACTGATTGCAGAACACACCGccttgttgtttctgtttgttttgaacagATCGAGACAactggtattttaaagaagcTCTTCACTGTCACTTTCATTATGGTTCCATCTTATTCTGCTTCCTAAACACACCCTTCAGTCAATGAAAAGTGGCCTCATAAATATATTGCGATTTTTCACACTCTCACTGTGCTTTTGCAAGATGTCTAGATACCATGTTTATCTTCTCTTCATTTTGCAAATATGGAAGTAGTAACTTAAATCTCTTTATACATTgcttttcaaaagtatttattgatttaacacAAAGTTTTCTGTAGGTTTGGGATCAGTGAGTTGTGATGGCCACACCAAAACgttgactttgttgtccttaagccaCTTCATCACCATTTTGGCTGTATGGTTATGTCTTTAGATGTTGCTTCATTATTTCTACATAATGTTCGTTCCTCGTGATTGGATCTATACTAAGCCCCAAAACacgatgctgccactaccatacTTCATAGTTAAGATGGTACAAGCGTCTCTATCtttcctccaaatgtaatgATGGTCATGATGGCCAATCAAATTACAGGACATGTCTCTAAAAATGAAGGTCTTTGTCCTAGtgtgcatttgcaaactgcagtattgctttttatgtttctgttgagaaaaaaaaagaaataactttcCTCTCTGAAAGGACTTTTAGCTCATGTCAGTTTTGCTGGGGATAATGATGCTGatttctggctttttttttttctggggtcAATCTTATGTTCACCTCTGGGACACAGAACTCATTTCCTTCCTGAGCACCATGACTATTGGAAATTAAAGAATGCTGTTCCCCTCTGCATCATCATTATCTTGATCTGTACAATAAGTTTGCAAATATCCAAACTTTACAGTGTTGTCGTCTGAGATGAAGGGGTATTGTGTCTCAAAAGTTCATAGGAAGTAAATTAGTTAAGACAAAGTTTAGAACAGTCCACTCTTggaatttgttcatttattttgccaAAACTCACCAATAGTTACCATTTCTGgcctcatttttctttttcccttaaGAGAGTTTGCTCTAAGAGCTTcaagctttttcacatttttcagtcaGTATTTCCCAGCAGTGTTTAAATTCACATTACAGTATGTGGGAAACATTGAAAGCTCATTGTCATGTGCATTATTAATGTAAAGAAAGTGTCagtatgtgtgcgtgtgtgtgtgtgtgtatatttatataagCAGAGAAgcatgagaaaaatattttgtctttgtcagTCATTTCCTACCCTCTTCTCACCTCTGTCAAGTCTTTCTCCACATCCTGCCTTCATCTCTGTCATCCACCACTGAGTTGTGGTCCTGAGATCACAGTTCTGATGCTGCAGTGGTCTGTTCTGTTTCCAGGTCTGATTTatatgtacagaaaaaaaaaattaaactaaaaaacatcaacattttcttttgctttgttatGGTTCATCATTAGACATGTCCAAAAGCCAAATCAAGTGCTGACAAAAACTATTTGCAACCTCACAAGTTTATTTTGCCTTTGCTACTTTGTGAGactcaaatgtttcagattaaacacatttctgctttcactatagattttatttctgtttgctgaatGTAATTGGTAGAGTTagtcttcttctttctttcaatGGCTGAAAAACAATTACAAGAAGCACTACTGCCACCAACTGGTAAGGAGTGTGGAccagaaaatggaaacaaacaaacaaaaatagtaaCTCGACCTTTGGCAACACTCTCCTGCCTCAGCCACTCATCTGAGCTGTTCCTCTGCTGAGCCTGATGTGCTGCAGCTGTGGGTAATCTGGCCTGCCAGCCGTAGAAAACTAGTAGAAAACAGGGACACAAGCTCACCCATGCACGTGTTCAGTTTAGTAATCAGTTTATGACCTTCAGCTGAAGCCCACTTCAGTAATTCAGCAagacaatgatccaaagcaTACCAGCAAGTCATAATTTATTTACGCAATCAAAGCAAAATAACGTTTTTGAGAAGTCCCACCTGCCACGGGTTGGGAAGAGGAGCTTAATACAATTACTTCACACAGTTTCCAGataattactgtaaaaaaaaaaatatatatataaaaaaaaaaaaaaaaaattcccttctcacccaccgcgggtggttcttatcctctgagctcgggtcctctaccagaggcctgggagcttgagggttctgcgcagtatcttggctgtgccaaggattgcacatttctggactgagatgtctgatgttgttcctgggatctgttgtagccattggtccagtttgggggtgactgccccgagggccccgatgaccacaggcaccactgtggtcttcaccttccaggccctctccagttcctccctgaggccctggtatttctctagtttctcgtgctcctttttcctgatgttgtagtcgcttggtattgctacatctatcacaacggctttcctctgttgtttatccactacgacaatgtctggttggttcgccattaccattttgtctgtctggatctggaagtcccacaggatcttagctctggcgttctccgccacctttgggggtgtttcccactttgatctcggggtttccagtccatattctgcacagatgtttctgtacactatgcctgtaacttggttatgtcgttccatgtacgctttccctgccagtatcttgcaccctgctgttatgtgctggactgtctcaggggcctccttgcacaacctacaccttgggtcttgtctggtgtggtatatctgggcctctattgctctggtgtttagggcctgttcctgggcggccaggatgagggcctctgtgctgtccttgagtccagctttttccagccattggtaggatttactgatatcagccacttgggttatttgcttgtggtacatcccatgtaggggcttgtcctgccatgatggtatctctggcacctcaacctccgttccctgttgtctgagatattcactgagcacattgtctgttggggctttgtccctgatgtatttatggatcttagttgtttcgtcctggactgtggttctcacactcactagtcctctgcctccttccttgcggctcgtgtacagtctcagggtgctggatttgggatggaatcctccatgcattgttagtagttttctagtcttaatatcagtggcttttatctcctcctttggccagctaattattccagcagggtatctgattactggcagggcatagctgtttattgcgcggattttgttcttgccattgagctggcttctcaggacttgccttattcgttggaggtatttagctgtggctcctttccttgtgacctcattgaggttgccatttgcttgtggtatacctaggtacttgtaactgtcctctatgtctgctattgttccttctgggagtgagaccccttctgtgcggatgaccttccccctctttgtgatcagccgaccacacttctctagtagatcctggtggtgtggatcagtgagtcgatgtctcgctcactcttggcatacagcttgatgtcatccatgtagagaaggtggctgatgttggccccatttttgagtcggtatccgtagccagtcttgttgataatttggctgagggggttcaggcctatgcagaacagtagcggggacagagcatctccttggtatatgccacatttgatggacacttgtgcaagtggtttgcagttggcttcaagggtggttttccacagcttcatcgagtttgcaatgaaggctctcagagtcctgttgatgttatacatctctaagcattcaatgatccaagtatgcggcattgagtcataggctttcttgtaatcaatccaagccatgcacaggttggtgtgtcgggttttgcagtctcgggcaactgtgcggtctacgaggagttggtgtttggctcctctgCTATTTACACCGATACCTTTCTGTGCCGTGCTCATGTAtttatccatgtgtttgctTATCTTGGCCGCTATGATGCCTGACATGAGCTTCCATGTTGTGGAGAGGCAGGTTATTGGTCGGTAGTTGGGTGGGACTGGACCCTTTGATGGATCCTTCTGGATTAGGATTGTCCGCCCTTCAGTTAACCATTCAGGGTGAGTCCCACTTTGTAGCAGCTGGTTCATTTGGTCTGCCAGTCGCTCATGGAGGGCAGTGAGTTTCTTTAGCCAGTAGGCATGGATCATGTCAGGCCCTGGTGCTGTCCAGTTTTTCATACCTGAGACTCTTTCTTGGACATCTGTCACAGTGATGGTTACCAAGGCTTGCTCAGGGAGGAGGTTATTATGGTCCTCTCGTAGAGAGATCAACCACTGTGCATTGCTGTTGTGGGACGCCTCCCTTTCCCATATGCCTTTCCAGTATTGTTCAGTCTCCAGCCTTGGTGGGTCTACTCTGTTGTTATTACCCTGCCATTGAGAGTACACCTTAGCTGGTCCCTTGTGTATCTCTTTAGGCGGCTGGCCAAGGCTTGGAGCCTCTGTTTGGCAGTTTCGAGTGCTTCAGGTATGGGCATCTGCCTGTACTTTCTGGGTACTGGTCTTTTCATTGTACCCTTGTGGAGCTCTGACAGTTGGCTCACTTCCCTCCTTGATACCTTGATTTTAGCCTCTAACCGTCTTTTCCATGGTGGGTATTGGGTCTCATGGCTGCTCTTATAGCCAAGTGTCTCAAGGATCACTGATGCTGAGTTGTAGATCAGCTCATTGGTTTCTGTTATGGTGTTGGTAGGGATTGTTCTCAATGCTGCATTCACATTCTCAATGATCTCTGATGGTACTTCACTCAGCCGTTGTAATTGGCGCCGAGGAGGTCTGGTTGTCATTCGGgtcatgattttctctctcaggtcaGCAGCCGTCTCGTTCAGCTCTGATTCGCTCAATGGGGCCGTGTATCCCCTGACTGGGTGGGGACTTGTAGTTAAGTCCCCACAGTTCTGACATCCAGGTTCCTCCTTTTTGCCGTAGCATTTGTGTTGTATCTCGTCAATCTCAAGTTGTGATAGCAGTTGCCGTTTGCGGatgttggaacactgagctactagttgtttagcgcttagtgttgactggggatgtcgaagtaaccattccttcaccagtctttgcatgtaacctctctgattagggttacttgagtagtagcattccaacagatccacattttcatctctcgcccatttccgtcttgttccagtagcccatttgtcatcaaggtgctctggttccccaacacctgacgcagaggaggcccctgagacagtccagcacataacagcagggtgcaagatactggcagggaaagcgtacatggaacgacataaccaagttacaggcatagtgtacagaaacatctgtgcagaatatggactggaaaccccgagatcaaagtgggaaacacccccaaaggtggcggagaacgccagagctaagatcctgtgggacttccagatccagacagacaaaatggtaatggcgaaccaaccagacattgtcgtagtggataaacaacagaggaaagccgttgtgatagatgtagcaataccaagcgactacaacatcaggaaaaaggagcacgagaaactagagaaataccagggcctcagggaggaactggagagggcctggaaggtgaagaccacagtggtgcctgtggtcatcggggccctcggggcagtcacccccaaactggaccaatggctacaacagatcccaggaacaacatcagacatctcagtccagaaatgtgcaatccttggcacagccaagatactgcgcagaaccctcaagctcccaggcctctggtagaggacccgagctcagaggataagaaccacccgcggtgggtgagaagggaattttttttttttttttatatatatatatccatgcCATATTTTGCTTCTATAAAGGTTTGTGTTGATTCATCACatagaataaaaattaaatctattctcattt
This Xiphophorus hellerii strain 12219 chromosome 23, Xiphophorus_hellerii-4.1, whole genome shotgun sequence DNA region includes the following protein-coding sequences:
- the LOC116714816 gene encoding T-cell immunoglobulin and mucin domain-containing protein 4-like isoform X2, with translation MWWQKYMVASLKDMPVQYPTPMCGLLIPFLLILFQVSSCTVTVTGYIGQDVTLPCSYDVQANGVLSFCWGHGKVPRSKCSNTILLSDNGNVTFRESPRYQLLSQVMQGEVSLTIVKAQKTDSGVYGCRVEIPGLFNDQKINVHLTMEEAPMEELDIQSSTDCDTVTVSKALLEAENIGRIAVIFFLTIILILILIIRRKVLMGRTTPQQLNTITAENIYETIPMTK
- the LOC116714816 gene encoding hepatitis A virus cellular receptor 1 homolog isoform X1, which produces MWWQKYMVASLKDMPVQYPTPMCGLLIPFLLILFQVSSCTVTVTGYIGQDVTLPCSYDVQANGVLSFCWGHGKVPRSKCSNTILLSDNGNVTFRESPRYQLLSQVMQGEVSLTIVKAQKTDSGVYGCRVEIPGLFNDQKINVHLTMEEAPMEELDIQSSTDCDTVTVSKGSKIAKIHSATSQFITSERKVKNEMVNFSLHEIFKALLEAENIGRIAVIFFLTIILILILIIRRKVLMGRTTPQQLNTITAENIYETIPMTK